The sequence below is a genomic window from Candidatus Binataceae bacterium.
ACGGCATCGAGACGGCCCCCGTGGACGCGAGCGCTCGGGCGAACGTTGAGCGGTGTTCTGGTCCTGGCGGCCTTGGTGCTGGGGTGGGTCGTTTACCGAGCGTATTTTGCAAATCCGCGGACTGATGACGCCTACGTTCGCGCGGACACGGCGTCGGTGGCGGCCCATGTCAGTGGTCAAATCCTTCAACTACCCATAAAGGACAACCAGCGAGTAAAGAAGGGCGACCTTTTGTTCGTGGTCGATCCACGTCCCTACAAACTTGCGCTGGATACCGCGTGGACCAAACTGCACTTGACCCAGATCGAGATCAAAACGCTGCAAGACACGATCAAGGCGGCGGATGCCCAGTTGTCCCTGCGCAAGGCTGACGCGGCAAATATCAAACAGTATCTGGACCGTATCGTCCCGTTGCGCGAGCGCGATTTCGTTACCGATAACGAGGTGGTTGAGGCGCGCAACAAGCTTAAGGCCGCGCAGGCGGGCGTCGCTGCCGCGACTTCTGATCTGCAGAAGGCGCAAGATGCGTTGGGTGTTTTGGGCGATGTCAACCAGCGAATCCGTGCGGCTCAGGAAGCGATTGACGACGCGCAGCTCAACTACGATTACTGCTTCGTGCGTGCGCCTTTTGATGGCTACGTAACCAACCTGAACATTGCCGAGGGGCAGTACGCCAATGTCGGGCAGCCCGTGCTTACTCTGATTGACGACAGCAATTGGTACGTGCTCGCGTATTTCAGAGAAGACCTGCTGGATCGAATCCGGCCTGGAATGGGCGCTGACGTCTCGCTGCTGAGCTACCCGGGAAGGCTTTTCCACGGAGAGGTGGAGGGGATCGGGTGGGGACTCTTTCAATCCAATGGTGCTACGGTCGGCGGCCTGCCGAATGTCGAAGAGACGCTCAACTGGGTGCGACTTAATCAACGCTTTCCCGTTCGAATCAGCCTTAAGCATGCTGACGCCAACCATCCGTTTCGTATGGGCCAAACGGCAGTAGTCACGGTAAGGGGCAGATAGTGGCCTCGTCGGCCATCGAATTCCTGACAAAGGAGCTGGCCCCGACTCGCCGGCGGTTCATCGAGGCAGCGCGGACCGCAGTCAAAGCCACTGTTACTACGGGGTGCGCTGCCACACTACAGATACTTGGCCCGTTCGGAGCCCTGTTCGCCTTCCGACTTGGACAACCTGGAATTTCTTTCGGACTGTTCGAAGGAGGCCTAACCATTGTCTCCGCCGCGATAATGCAGGCAGCCATCGTGCCGATAACCGGCAAACTGTTGGACTATCCGGGGCTCATTATCGCCTTCCTGTTTGTGGTGTTCGCGACCGTGGCCTACCTGCTGTCCAACACCCGATTGTTTCTGATCCTGGCGCTGGTGGCAGTGGGAACCATCACGACCGTGTATGTCGGAATTTTTGAGCCGGGTCAGATCGGCTGGGGCTCGACCTACACTTTCGACGGGATTTTGGCCGCGACCTTGGTGATGGTCGCAGTCGACAGCTGGATTTGGCCGTCTCCGGCGGAGCCAAAGCTGCTGGAGTCCGTAGCCGCCGACTTCGAACGATCTAGAATGCGCCTCCAAATGGTCGAGCAACGCTATCTCGATCCGCTTTCCGCGCCACTGCCGACTCCACTACTTGCATCGCAGCTGGCATCACACTTGGCACTGTTGGAGTCGATCAAGGAACACGAGAAGCCGACACCCGAGCATCTTGCTCGTTTACTCGACGCAGTGGTTACCGCCGAGCGGGTCTTTCTGGAAGTGGAGCGTCTCGCGGTGCTCGCCGATGAACCGGTATCAGATGAAATCAGACGAACCTATCGATACCAGCTCAGGGTGGTTTTGAGCGATCTCGACGCGGTTCTCGCGAGACGGGCCGAGGACGTGCTCGCCGGAATCCAGGGTGTTGAGAATCCCGCAGAGGAAGTCTCACCTCATTTGCGCGGGTTGATCCGGCAGCTGAAAGACGCGAGCGCGCAAATTCTGACGGGCCGCGAGACCGCGACGGCGGGTGGGGTGTCGAATTTTGCTGGATTTGTGGACGCTCTGGATGTGATCGAAAATCTACTGGCCACGCCGCTTTTCGGAAGGGTCGCTAGCGAGGCAACCGGAGAGGAAAAGACTGTCGGGCATGAATTTTTTAATTCGGACAGATTTCGCTTCAGTGTAAAGCTCGGAGCCACAATGGTATTGGGGCTCCAGGTCGGACTGACGACGCAACGCGCCGACCTTCAGACCATCCTTTGGAGCATCGCGGTCGCGGGCCAACCCAACCAATATGGCGCAGTCTTGCGCAAGACTATCCTGCGCCTAGTCGGATGCATGATGGGCGGGCTTGCCGCGCTCGGGGCAATGCTCCTTGTGTCACAGAACTTCGACTCGCTGCCAGCATATCTGGTCGCGATATTCGCGGTGACCTTTTTCTCTACTTACCTGTCGCAGAGCAGCGACTGGTTGAACTATGCGGGCATTCAAACCGGCATCACGTTTCTGATCTGCTATGTCGGACTGGGGCCATCCTCGGACATTTACCGGCCCCTGTGGCGCTTTTGGGGCATCGTGCTGGGCGTTCTCACGACCGGCTTCGTGTTTTTGTTTCTATGGCCGGAATATGCCAGTGACAAGCTGGTTGAGAGTCTTAGTAAATTGATCCGCACTACGGTAGCTTTCGCAAAGGAAGTTGCCGACGGGACCG
It includes:
- a CDS encoding HlyD family efflux transporter periplasmic adaptor subunit — protein: MAQPSKTASRRPPWTRALGRTLSGVLVLAALVLGWVVYRAYFANPRTDDAYVRADTASVAAHVSGQILQLPIKDNQRVKKGDLLFVVDPRPYKLALDTAWTKLHLTQIEIKTLQDTIKAADAQLSLRKADAANIKQYLDRIVPLRERDFVTDNEVVEARNKLKAAQAGVAAATSDLQKAQDALGVLGDVNQRIRAAQEAIDDAQLNYDYCFVRAPFDGYVTNLNIAEGQYANVGQPVLTLIDDSNWYVLAYFREDLLDRIRPGMGADVSLLSYPGRLFHGEVEGIGWGLFQSNGATVGGLPNVEETLNWVRLNQRFPVRISLKHADANHPFRMGQTAVVTVRGR
- a CDS encoding FUSC family protein, giving the protein MASSAIEFLTKELAPTRRRFIEAARTAVKATVTTGCAATLQILGPFGALFAFRLGQPGISFGLFEGGLTIVSAAIMQAAIVPITGKLLDYPGLIIAFLFVVFATVAYLLSNTRLFLILALVAVGTITTVYVGIFEPGQIGWGSTYTFDGILAATLVMVAVDSWIWPSPAEPKLLESVAADFERSRMRLQMVEQRYLDPLSAPLPTPLLASQLASHLALLESIKEHEKPTPEHLARLLDAVVTAERVFLEVERLAVLADEPVSDEIRRTYRYQLRVVLSDLDAVLARRAEDVLAGIQGVENPAEEVSPHLRGLIRQLKDASAQILTGRETATAGGVSNFAGFVDALDVIENLLATPLFGRVASEATGEEKTVGHEFFNSDRFRFSVKLGATMVLGLQVGLTTQRADLQTILWSIAVAGQPNQYGAVLRKTILRLVGCMMGGLAALGAMLLVSQNFDSLPAYLVAIFAVTFFSTYLSQSSDWLNYAGIQTGITFLICYVGLGPSSDIYRPLWRFWGIVLGVLTTGFVFLFLWPEYASDKLVESLSKLIRTTVAFAKEVADGTVTETQSAALEQRLSIDLFEVLNLADQAKLEGRRGLVNSTNGVNAAATLIRIAYRFQVIARARGSGAEATLPHEVLARRFTQEREYCDALESKINMLESVRSPDRSPAPLKQSVNEFIHMSDDLTTRAASESGDLAAQLESYRRLPVLLEHLDAALSKIVVS